One window from the genome of Pedobacter schmidteae encodes:
- a CDS encoding alpha-galactosidase, producing the protein MFTYIKLLIVGLVVFSFAAVAQNNVKEDWLLSSSAYKAKVIISENKKEITLNNGLLKRRFRISPDVACVDYINLINGQQLLRAVKPEGRLLIDGKNYNIGGLYGQKENAYLLDTWLDDFKKGDRSFHYVSHEIMELKPFLNWKTSMWTGNKSQATGKVLSFHYKSDLASLKGIDVTVNYALYDHLPLITKWLHIKNRSGKSVQLDQVVNEILAVVEEESSVVGASEIEDKPAGIYAGYTMKKPAKGMKVPQGIYLESNFAFNNAMRYPISDQTTHWKVDEQYTSQVNYNYETPCLLEIHPRRNVGITLKPGADFQSVRTNELLMDSYDRERRGLVIRKMYRTVSPWVTANPIFMHLVSKNDAQVHTAIDQCAATGYEALILSFGSHCDMEDTTAANISKWKALADYAHSKNVYIGSYSLFSSRKISDADDVIDPKTGKPGGAFFGNAPCLGSNWGLGYLQKLKTFMARTGFDIFENDGPYPGDVCASVTHPGHTGLDDSQWKQMELQKSLYHWCNENGIYVNAPDWYFMDGVNKIGIGYREVNFSLSREQQMILNRQNIFDGTWDQTPSMGWGFVPLTKYQGGGPEAVLEPLSEHLKAYEQLMMQYYGAGVQACYRGPRLYDTDQTKETVIKVINWYKKNREILNSDVIHLRRADGRDWDGILHVNPGLKTKGLMMLYNPLKEKITRTIKIPMYYTGLTSSAVLREKEKEPKKYSLNRKYEIEYTFTLAPESYTWVQIEGGM; encoded by the coding sequence ATGTTTACTTATATAAAACTACTCATAGTTGGGTTAGTTGTGTTTTCTTTTGCTGCTGTTGCCCAAAACAATGTTAAAGAAGACTGGCTTTTAAGTTCATCTGCTTATAAAGCTAAGGTGATCATATCAGAAAATAAGAAAGAAATTACACTGAATAACGGACTGTTGAAAAGGCGGTTCAGGATTAGTCCGGATGTGGCATGTGTGGATTACATCAACCTGATCAATGGCCAGCAATTGCTTAGGGCGGTAAAGCCTGAAGGGCGCCTCCTTATTGATGGTAAAAACTATAATATTGGTGGGTTGTACGGTCAGAAAGAAAATGCTTACCTGCTAGATACCTGGTTGGACGATTTCAAAAAGGGGGACAGGAGCTTTCATTATGTGTCCCATGAAATTATGGAACTAAAACCTTTTCTGAATTGGAAAACAAGCATGTGGACCGGAAATAAATCGCAGGCAACAGGTAAAGTACTGTCATTTCATTACAAATCTGATCTGGCTTCCTTAAAAGGTATTGATGTAACCGTGAATTATGCTTTGTATGATCATCTGCCTTTGATTACAAAATGGTTGCATATCAAAAACAGATCAGGAAAGTCGGTTCAGCTGGATCAGGTGGTCAACGAGATTTTAGCGGTAGTGGAAGAAGAAAGCTCGGTAGTTGGGGCATCTGAAATAGAAGATAAGCCGGCAGGGATTTATGCCGGATATACAATGAAAAAGCCGGCAAAAGGAATGAAGGTACCCCAAGGCATTTACCTGGAAAGTAACTTTGCCTTTAACAATGCCATGCGTTATCCGATTAGTGACCAGACCACACATTGGAAAGTAGATGAGCAGTACACGTCGCAGGTAAATTACAATTATGAAACACCATGTTTGCTGGAAATACATCCCCGCCGGAACGTAGGCATTACTTTAAAACCTGGAGCAGATTTTCAGTCGGTAAGAACCAACGAATTGTTGATGGACAGTTATGACAGAGAGCGGAGGGGATTGGTGATAAGGAAAATGTATCGTACGGTTAGCCCTTGGGTAACTGCAAACCCGATTTTTATGCATTTGGTGAGCAAAAACGATGCTCAGGTGCATACCGCAATTGACCAATGTGCAGCTACGGGTTATGAAGCACTGATTCTGAGTTTTGGCAGTCATTGCGATATGGAGGATACAACAGCCGCTAACATTAGCAAATGGAAAGCACTTGCGGATTATGCGCATAGTAAAAATGTATATATAGGCAGCTATTCTCTATTTAGTTCCAGAAAAATCAGTGACGCAGATGACGTGATTGATCCTAAGACCGGTAAACCAGGAGGAGCCTTTTTTGGTAACGCCCCTTGTTTGGGAAGTAATTGGGGCTTGGGTTATTTACAAAAACTGAAAACTTTTATGGCCAGGACGGGCTTTGATATCTTTGAAAATGACGGCCCCTATCCGGGAGATGTTTGTGCTTCGGTTACCCATCCGGGACATACGGGCTTGGACGATTCCCAATGGAAGCAAATGGAACTTCAAAAAAGTCTTTACCACTGGTGTAATGAAAATGGAATTTATGTTAATGCACCGGATTGGTATTTTATGGATGGCGTCAATAAAATAGGAATAGGATACAGGGAAGTGAATTTTTCTTTATCGCGTGAGCAGCAGATGATCCTCAATAGGCAGAATATTTTTGACGGCACCTGGGATCAGACTCCTTCTATGGGCTGGGGATTTGTTCCACTGACCAAATATCAGGGCGGAGGTCCGGAAGCAGTATTGGAACCGTTGTCTGAACACTTGAAAGCGTACGAACAGCTGATGATGCAATACTATGGAGCAGGGGTACAGGCTTGTTACCGCGGACCAAGGTTATACGACACAGATCAAACCAAAGAAACCGTTATCAAGGTAATCAACTGGTATAAAAAGAACCGGGAAATCCTGAATTCGGATGTGATACATTTGAGGAGGGCCGATGGCCGGGATTGGGATGGAATACTTCATGTAAATCCTGGATTAAAGACCAAAGGATTGATGATGTTGTATAACCCTTTAAAGGAAAAGATTACCAGAACGATAAAAATTCCCATGTATTATACCGGACTGACGTCCTCAGCAGTACTAAGAGAAAAAGAGAAAGAGCCGAAAAAATATAGCTTAAACAGAAAATATGAAATTGAATATACCTTTACTTTGGCCCCGGAAAGTTATACTTGGGTGCAAATTGAGGGAGGTATGTAA
- a CDS encoding RNA polymerase sigma factor, whose amino-acid sequence MAIASPPNENELLYKLAGGDQRAFTELFDAYYKSLGEYVFKLTESLPVTEEIVQDVFIKIWIKRETITELKSFKNYLFILCRNQTFDALRKKAREHVFQQKLELFLKEESELDGFGNPADEYREWIDQAVAKLPPQQQKVYVLSRYERLKHEEIAAKLQLSTETVKKHIQYASRFIQNDLRSRLDAVVLFVLMSNLF is encoded by the coding sequence ATGGCCATTGCATCTCCTCCAAATGAAAATGAACTGCTTTATAAATTGGCAGGTGGAGATCAGCGTGCTTTTACGGAGTTATTTGATGCTTATTATAAGTCTTTAGGTGAATATGTTTTCAAATTAACGGAGTCTTTACCCGTTACAGAAGAGATCGTTCAGGATGTTTTTATTAAAATCTGGATTAAAAGAGAAACGATCACAGAATTAAAAAGCTTTAAGAATTATCTGTTTATTTTGTGTCGTAACCAGACTTTCGATGCGCTTCGTAAAAAAGCCAGGGAACATGTTTTTCAGCAAAAGCTAGAACTATTCCTGAAGGAGGAATCAGAATTGGATGGATTTGGAAATCCTGCTGATGAATATCGGGAATGGATCGATCAGGCAGTAGCCAAATTACCTCCGCAACAACAAAAGGTTTATGTATTAAGTCGCTACGAACGCTTAAAGCATGAAGAAATTGCGGCAAAATTGCAACTCTCAACCGAAACTGTAAAAAAGCATATTCAATATGCCAGTCGGTTCATTCAGAATGATTTAAGGTCCAGATTAGATGCCGTAGTTCTGTTTGTTCTTATGAGTAATTTATTTTAG
- a CDS encoding FecR family protein: MQEARLAYLFNRYFDKTATHAERDEFLAFVDQEEVEAEIQKLMEESYQSFQPEREPFAAGGREKMLKAIVKGQKETDEVAPLKRRRLWPLIASAAAILLVAGVSVYFYTTSSLSDNRLPMVAKHDIKPGKNTATLTLADGRKIILSDAANGELAKEGGVSIQKTKDGKVIYAVDAKVAGTANPEAALRLNTISTAAGQQYQVILPDGTLVWLNALSSLKYPSMFTGHERKVELEGEGYFEVTKVKDRKMPFIVLSNKQRVEVLGTHFNINSYANENATKTTLLEGSVSVSTSNTLAVLKPGQQAILMNGKTRVVQVQTEDVVAWKNGYFMFNNESLEDVMRKVARWYDVQIEYKKISNRKITFFGTVSRFSNISQVLRTLEHTEEVKFEIEGRRVIVIEK, encoded by the coding sequence ATGCAGGAAGCAAGGCTGGCCTATTTATTCAATAGATATTTTGATAAAACTGCAACTCATGCAGAACGGGATGAGTTCCTTGCATTTGTAGATCAGGAAGAGGTTGAAGCCGAGATCCAAAAATTAATGGAAGAAAGTTACCAGAGTTTTCAGCCAGAGCGTGAACCTTTTGCAGCCGGAGGTAGAGAGAAAATGCTGAAAGCTATTGTAAAGGGACAAAAAGAAACAGATGAAGTTGCACCATTGAAGCGTAGGAGGCTTTGGCCGCTTATTGCATCGGCGGCAGCAATATTACTTGTTGCAGGCGTAAGTGTCTATTTTTATACTACATCATCTTTGTCGGATAACAGGCTTCCGATGGTGGCTAAACACGATATAAAACCAGGGAAAAACACGGCTACTTTAACGCTGGCGGATGGCCGGAAAATAATATTGTCTGATGCCGCCAATGGTGAATTGGCAAAAGAAGGTGGTGTAAGCATCCAAAAAACAAAAGACGGAAAAGTAATTTATGCTGTTGATGCTAAAGTTGCCGGGACAGCAAACCCCGAAGCGGCTTTGCGTTTGAATACCATAAGTACGGCGGCTGGCCAACAGTATCAGGTCATTCTGCCGGATGGTACTTTAGTCTGGCTAAATGCTTTATCCTCATTAAAATATCCCTCAATGTTTACAGGCCATGAGCGCAAAGTGGAGTTAGAAGGGGAAGGTTATTTTGAAGTAACAAAAGTGAAGGATCGTAAAATGCCGTTTATTGTGCTGAGTAATAAGCAACGTGTAGAAGTTTTGGGAACGCACTTTAACATCAACAGTTATGCAAACGAAAATGCCACAAAAACGACGTTACTGGAAGGCTCGGTTAGTGTATCCACCTCAAATACTTTGGCTGTTTTAAAGCCAGGTCAGCAGGCTATATTGATGAACGGCAAAACCAGGGTGGTACAAGTGCAAACAGAGGACGTTGTAGCCTGGAAAAACGGATACTTTATGTTCAATAATGAATCTTTAGAAGACGTGATGCGTAAGGTAGCGCGCTGGTACGATGTACAGATTGAGTATAAAAAGATATCGAATAGAAAAATTACTTTCTTCGGAACGGTAAGTCGTTTCAGTAACATCTCGCAGGTATTGCGTACACTGGAGCATACCGAAGAGGTAAAATTTGAAATAGAAGGTCGACGCGTTATTGTGATCGAAAAATAA
- a CDS encoding SusC/RagA family TonB-linked outer membrane protein yields the protein MDETDRRKWIMRINLTTILIIFTLMQVSAASFGQRVTFKKQNATLELVIREIRKQTSYDVLIPTARISTSARLNVNFDNASLDEVMRTVLEGKDLTYTMENNMIIVKPKERSVVDKVMDYFVAIEIKGRVTDEDGNPIPGASVRIKGAASRSAVTNSNGEFKITVKDYQDIVLVSYVGYNTREVKLKEGQTSVNVRMEMSENKMKDVVITGISERKKEVYTGSSTTFTGKDLMRLSSSNILQGLGLLDPSFRIIDNNIAGSDPNAMPNIEIRGSNTLAENYPQGDLRSSFYGNPNLPLFILDGFETTLDRIIDLDMNRIESLTLLKDGSAAAIYGTRSANGVVVIVTKAPAAGKLRASYALSTNLVVPDLRDYNMLDAARLLEFEQKAGAYSSNLISEHIYKQDLYNDRLGMVKSGIDTYWMSQPLRTSLEQRHSLTLDGGDQALKYSIGFGAASNPGVMKGSSRNTYQGNMLFNYNTGKFLFRNDLQIANTKGTNSPYGGFQSYVEAKPYFAIPGNNGADSPFLYEVFSGGQRGAYIVNPLYDASLNTQSINQYTEIVNNFSAEWNVVDALRFRATVGLTKRFTEGKEFRSADHSRYLSITPAHADYALRGDLGVSNTKSSGYEGTFYAIYSKLLKKHSLYFQSGFNVRENISSVSRVEAQGFPNPKMDDLAFAKQYKKDGRPGGLDNTSRLAGFLAVFNYAYDSRYFMDLSFKLDGSSQFGANEKFAPVWSVGAGWNLHREEFIKNLGVFSLLRLTGAIAETASQNFAPYQAMTKYKYETSKIYNLDFGAVIQGLGNSNLKWQTTYQQKIALDAGLFNSRLTVNAEYYRKRTSNLLQSVTLAPSTGFASFTDNIGELQNNGYDVRLNFVVMPGHKDQPRVTVWGNLGANENRISKVSNAMKQRNKAILDAMQWAYDGESKTTLPPNIFTEGTSRSAIYAVPSLGIDPASGREIFLYRDGSIGNEWKAIDQVVIADERPVIAGGFGATFNYKGWDAVIAGSYSRGGYLYNSTLVSKVEDIDIRENNIDVRAYDSKWTQPGDEAKYSAFSFVNGANRVGSTSRFVQKNNYLTISAITLGYSLNQTQWVKKMKIQNLRFSISMNDLARFSTIEIERGTNYPFAQRISFGANVTF from the coding sequence ATGGATGAAACAGATAGAAGAAAATGGATCATGCGAATTAATCTGACCACAATCTTAATCATATTTACCCTCATGCAAGTTAGCGCGGCATCGTTCGGTCAGCGTGTAACCTTCAAAAAGCAAAATGCAACATTGGAGCTGGTGATCCGTGAGATCAGAAAACAAACCAGTTACGATGTTTTGATTCCTACGGCAAGGATCAGTACTTCGGCAAGGTTGAATGTTAATTTTGACAATGCCTCGCTGGATGAAGTGATGCGAACCGTGTTGGAGGGTAAGGATTTGACCTATACGATGGAAAACAATATGATCATTGTGAAACCGAAAGAGCGATCGGTAGTAGATAAGGTGATGGATTATTTTGTAGCCATTGAGATCAAAGGTCGGGTAACTGATGAAGACGGAAATCCTATTCCCGGTGCGTCTGTAAGAATAAAGGGGGCAGCAAGCCGCTCGGCAGTTACCAATAGTAACGGTGAATTTAAGATCACTGTAAAAGACTATCAAGACATTGTACTGGTTTCTTATGTAGGATACAACACCAGGGAGGTGAAATTAAAAGAAGGACAGACTTCGGTAAATGTGAGGATGGAAATGTCTGAGAATAAGATGAAAGATGTGGTAATTACAGGTATTTCTGAACGTAAAAAAGAGGTTTACACCGGTAGTTCGACCACGTTTACGGGTAAGGATCTGATGAGATTAAGTTCCAGTAATATTTTACAGGGATTGGGCTTGCTGGATCCTTCCTTCCGGATTATTGACAATAATATAGCAGGATCGGATCCAAATGCAATGCCAAATATTGAGATTAGGGGTAGCAATACACTTGCAGAGAATTATCCGCAGGGCGACCTTCGTAGTTCTTTTTACGGCAACCCAAATCTGCCTCTTTTTATTCTGGATGGCTTTGAAACTACCCTAGATAGGATTATTGATCTGGATATGAACCGAATTGAATCATTAACCTTGTTAAAGGATGGTTCAGCTGCCGCAATCTATGGTACACGTTCGGCAAATGGGGTAGTGGTTATTGTAACCAAAGCACCGGCAGCAGGAAAGCTGAGAGCAAGTTATGCATTGAGTACCAATTTGGTTGTACCTGATTTGCGCGATTATAATATGTTGGATGCGGCTCGTTTATTGGAATTTGAGCAAAAGGCCGGTGCTTATAGTTCTAATTTGATTTCAGAACATATTTACAAGCAGGACTTATACAATGACCGGTTAGGGATGGTAAAAAGTGGCATTGATACATATTGGATGTCACAGCCACTAAGAACATCTTTGGAACAGCGACACTCTCTTACCCTTGATGGTGGAGATCAGGCTTTAAAATATAGTATTGGATTTGGAGCTGCATCAAATCCCGGTGTGATGAAAGGTTCTTCAAGAAATACCTATCAGGGAAACATGTTGTTCAACTATAATACTGGTAAATTTTTATTCCGTAATGATTTGCAAATAGCGAATACCAAAGGAACAAACAGTCCATATGGAGGCTTCCAGTCTTATGTAGAGGCTAAACCTTATTTTGCAATTCCTGGAAATAATGGAGCTGACTCACCTTTCTTGTACGAGGTATTTAGTGGTGGTCAGCGTGGTGCATATATTGTAAACCCTTTGTATGATGCTAGTTTAAATACACAGAGTATCAATCAATATACTGAGATTGTGAATAATTTTTCAGCTGAATGGAATGTTGTAGACGCTTTGAGATTTAGAGCAACGGTTGGACTTACAAAGCGTTTTACTGAAGGCAAAGAGTTCAGATCTGCAGATCATTCAAGGTATTTATCTATTACTCCGGCTCATGCTGATTATGCATTAAGAGGTGACTTAGGAGTATCAAATACAAAATCTTCTGGCTATGAAGGAACTTTTTATGCCATATATAGTAAGCTCCTGAAAAAACACAGTTTATATTTTCAGTCAGGATTTAATGTTAGAGAAAACATATCAAGTGTTAGTAGAGTTGAAGCACAAGGTTTTCCCAATCCAAAGATGGATGATCTGGCTTTTGCTAAGCAATATAAAAAAGATGGACGTCCTGGTGGATTAGATAATACCAGTCGTTTGGCTGGTTTCTTAGCTGTATTTAACTATGCCTATGACAGCAGATATTTCATGGATCTATCCTTTAAATTGGATGGCTCGTCGCAATTTGGTGCCAACGAGAAATTTGCACCTGTATGGTCTGTTGGCGCAGGCTGGAATTTGCATCGTGAAGAATTTATCAAAAATCTTGGTGTATTTAGTTTGTTAAGGCTTACAGGAGCTATTGCTGAAACCGCCAGTCAGAATTTTGCCCCCTATCAGGCGATGACTAAATATAAATATGAGACCAGCAAAATTTATAATCTGGATTTTGGTGCTGTTATTCAAGGTTTGGGAAATAGCAATTTAAAATGGCAAACTACCTATCAACAAAAGATTGCATTGGATGCTGGATTGTTTAATTCCAGACTGACAGTAAATGCTGAGTATTACCGAAAGCGAACTTCTAATTTATTACAAAGTGTTACGCTCGCACCTTCTACTGGTTTTGCCAGTTTTACGGATAACATTGGTGAATTACAGAATAACGGCTATGATGTTCGATTAAATTTTGTGGTGATGCCAGGTCACAAAGATCAGCCACGGGTAACCGTATGGGGGAATCTGGGAGCAAATGAAAACCGGATTTCTAAAGTTTCAAATGCTATGAAACAACGCAATAAGGCCATTTTGGACGCTATGCAATGGGCGTATGATGGTGAGAGCAAGACAACCCTGCCACCAAATATTTTTACCGAAGGGACATCAAGATCCGCAATTTATGCTGTGCCATCATTGGGTATAGATCCTGCTAGTGGCAGAGAGATTTTTTTATATCGTGATGGGTCTATTGGAAACGAGTGGAAAGCAATAGACCAGGTAGTTATAGCCGACGAACGTCCTGTTATTGCTGGAGGATTTGGGGCTACATTTAATTATAAAGGCTGGGATGCCGTTATAGCGGGGAGTTATTCCAGAGGTGGATATTTATATAATAGTACCCTGGTTTCTAAAGTAGAAGACATTGACATTAGAGAAAATAACATAGATGTAAGAGCTTATGATTCAAAATGGACTCAGCCAGGAGATGAAGCGAAATACAGTGCTTTTTCTTTTGTAAATGGAGCTAACCGTGTAGGATCTACTTCGCGTTTTGTGCAAAAAAACAATTACCTGACTATATCTGCCATCACCCTGGGCTATTCTTTAAATCAAACCCAGTGGGTCAAAAAGATGAAAATTCAGAATTTAAGGTTTAGTATAAGTATGAATGATTTAGCTCGTTTTTCAACGATTGAAATTGAACGAGGTACTAATTATCCATTTGCACAGAGAATTTCTTTTGGTGCGAATGTTACATTTTAA
- a CDS encoding RagB/SusD family nutrient uptake outer membrane protein, whose product MIRYKKMNLLNKMALLLMCATGLVLSSCNKWLDVQPKTEMKQEDLFSSQQGFYEAMTGAYVTMTDNSTYGRELTIGMLSVMASDYSPESANDIAIQYLKPIEVFDYQNGQFKSMISGIWLKQYNTIAHVNAILEKIDEKKNLFTGENYNLVKGEALALRAYIHFDLLRLFAPAYLVKDEQKYMPYVTKYGREVTPFSTIETIVNLALADLNEAEQLMKNDPVSISHPVDRQIRMNLYAVKGLKARIYLYEGNKTEAFAMAKEVIDAKKVVLMTNTNGVSSDRTFHSEHLFSIFKEGHELDVLSWLGMQPGTTGSKPYYFTSATKITSNIFENQSTDVRFKMPMFLTFNNYLSPHKYIYEDLPPSTTGLKKNYIPLMRISEMYYIATEAAPDAVTALPYLNKVLSTRGLLSLGAGADLQLALKKEYRKEFFTEGQTFYYYKRLNATRIDDSPVVQMNTQMYVLPLPEDEKIFGGR is encoded by the coding sequence ATGATACGATATAAGAAAATGAATCTGTTGAATAAAATGGCATTGTTGCTGATGTGCGCAACAGGTTTGGTATTAAGTTCATGTAATAAATGGCTTGATGTTCAGCCAAAAACAGAAATGAAGCAAGAAGACCTGTTTTCATCACAACAGGGTTTTTATGAGGCCATGACTGGTGCATATGTAACCATGACGGATAATTCAACCTACGGACGTGAACTCACCATAGGCATGCTAAGTGTAATGGCCTCAGATTATTCCCCGGAGAGCGCTAACGATATTGCAATTCAATATTTGAAGCCGATAGAAGTTTTTGACTACCAAAATGGCCAGTTTAAATCAATGATCTCTGGAATATGGTTAAAGCAATACAATACCATCGCTCATGTAAATGCCATATTAGAAAAGATAGACGAAAAGAAGAACTTATTCACCGGCGAAAATTATAATCTGGTGAAAGGTGAGGCTCTAGCTTTACGAGCTTATATCCATTTCGATTTATTAAGGTTGTTTGCTCCCGCCTATCTGGTTAAAGACGAACAAAAATATATGCCCTATGTTACTAAATATGGTCGCGAAGTCACTCCTTTCTCCACAATAGAAACCATCGTCAATTTAGCTTTAGCTGATTTGAATGAAGCTGAACAACTGATGAAAAATGACCCTGTTAGTATATCCCATCCGGTAGACAGACAGATACGGATGAATCTTTACGCTGTCAAAGGATTGAAAGCACGTATTTATTTATATGAAGGTAATAAAACAGAGGCTTTTGCAATGGCAAAAGAAGTCATAGATGCTAAGAAAGTTGTACTGATGACTAATACAAATGGTGTAAGTTCAGATCGAACTTTTCATAGCGAACACCTTTTCTCAATTTTTAAAGAAGGACATGAATTAGATGTGCTGAGCTGGTTAGGCATGCAACCAGGAACAACAGGCAGTAAGCCTTATTACTTTACGTCAGCGACTAAGATTACATCAAATATTTTTGAAAACCAGTCTACAGACGTGCGTTTTAAAATGCCTATGTTCCTGACTTTCAATAATTATCTCAGTCCTCATAAATATATCTATGAAGACTTGCCACCATCAACAACCGGTCTTAAAAAGAATTACATTCCTTTAATGCGTATTTCTGAAATGTACTACATTGCTACAGAAGCTGCCCCTGATGCGGTAACCGCTTTACCTTATTTAAACAAGGTGTTGTCAACAAGAGGTTTGCTTAGCTTAGGTGCTGGAGCCGATTTACAGTTAGCGCTTAAAAAGGAATATCGAAAAGAATTCTTTACAGAAGGACAGACCTTTTATTACTATAAGAGACTAAATGCTACACGTATTGATGATAGCCCTGTCGTTCAAATGAATACTCAAATGTATGTATTACCACTACCGGAGGATGAAAAAATATTTGGTGGTAGGTAA
- a CDS encoding DUF4843 domain-containing protein: MKKTYLLLILLTGLFACKKEEVKVYHGGDRVQFTRLSTKPYSGDLFYSFGTKGKKMIDTMFIPVDITGRVANFDREINIEIISGETTAVQGTDFDFGKKVIPAGKSKGFVELILKRTKKLETEISVVSFRIATSAEFMLGIEKQLKSKVSFYDYLVKPVSWDFMNFGTYSVTKHKFVLYHLGFPEINRAASGVAEDIPNYIFAGSKFPLFLVQLRSLLSDLNAGVLKPDPNDPFIYPLKDENGLPVVFP, encoded by the coding sequence ATGAAAAAAACATATCTATTACTCATTTTATTAACAGGATTGTTTGCCTGTAAAAAAGAAGAGGTGAAGGTTTATCATGGTGGTGACCGGGTACAATTTACCCGGTTATCTACCAAACCTTATTCAGGCGACTTGTTCTATTCCTTTGGAACGAAGGGAAAGAAGATGATTGATACCATGTTTATTCCTGTTGATATCACGGGAAGAGTGGCCAATTTTGATCGTGAAATTAATATCGAAATAATCTCTGGCGAGACTACAGCCGTGCAGGGTACTGATTTTGATTTTGGGAAAAAGGTTATTCCTGCTGGGAAGTCAAAAGGTTTTGTTGAACTCATCTTAAAAAGAACCAAAAAATTGGAGACTGAGATAAGCGTAGTTTCTTTTCGTATCGCTACCTCAGCCGAATTTATGCTTGGTATTGAGAAGCAGTTAAAGAGCAAGGTGAGTTTTTATGATTATTTGGTAAAACCAGTTAGTTGGGATTTTATGAATTTTGGCACATATTCAGTTACAAAACACAAATTTGTATTGTACCATCTGGGTTTTCCAGAAATTAATAGAGCGGCTTCTGGTGTAGCAGAAGATATTCCTAATTACATATTTGCTGGATCAAAATTTCCTTTATTTTTAGTTCAGCTACGCTCTTTACTGAGCGACTTAAATGCGGGGGTATTAAAGCCAGATCCTAACGACCCTTTTATTTATCCTTTAAAGGATGAGAATGGGCTACCTGTAGTATTTCCTTAA